The stretch of DNA GGAAATTGATACAACAAAAACCACTGTTTTAAATTTTAAAGGTTTTGAAGGCGAATTAATTACAAGTGAAATAACTGGAACTAAGCGTTTGAAATATGATAGGAAAAAGCCTTTTACAAAAAAAGTCAACTATCGAAATCATTTTAAACCCAATGTAGAAATTAAAGTACCTAATGCCTATATAATCCCACAAAGCTGGCATAACATCATTGAATTATTAAAATTGAATCGAGTGGAGATGACGTCATTAAAAAAGGATTCAATAATCAAGGTAGAATCTTATAAAATTAGTAGTTATGACACCCGAAAAACACCTTACGAAGGCCATTATCAACATTATAATACTAAGATTATTAATACTGAAGAAGAAGTTAACTTTATAAAAGGTGATTATATTATTTATACACATCAGGATGCCTTTAGATATTTATTAGAAACTTTAGAGCCACATGCACCTGATTCCTTTTTCAATTGGAACTTCTTTGACACCGTTTTACAGCAAAAAGAAGGATTCTCTCCTTATGTTTGGGAAGACAAAGCTTTAGAGTTATTAAACAATAACCCGAAGCTAAAAAAAGCATTTGAACATCGCAAAAAAAACTCAACAACATTCAATAATAATTGGTACGAGCAATTAGATTGGATCCACAAGCAAAGTGAATATTACGAAGATGCCCATATGCAGTATCCTATATACAGAGTGAAATAAGCCACTATAGATTTAAAACCCATAGTTTTTAACAAAAAAAGAAATTCTTTTTTACAGAATAAAGCTATAATCGCTACTTGTCATTCCTGCCTTTCGTCCTAGCCTGTCTTGAGCGGAGTCGAAAGGCTTAAGATAAACTACAACAGGAATCCACATATAAAATGGATTCCACATCAAGCGAGGAATGACAAAATTGAGATGGAAATTTTATAGAAACTAAAGTAACAACAATGAAATTGCAGGATTTTAACCTTTTGCTTGAAAATAAAATTCATAAACCCGAATTAAACATTTGAGACTCATCAATGATTTACTTTTTCAACATTAATATAGAAAGCATTACTTTGCTCTCCGTTTTCCATATCGAAATAGGCAAATAGCTTTGTTTTTCCTTGTGGAACTTCCACTTCGAGTATTGCCGATTCAGAATTATTATCCACTTTAATTGTCTTTTTTTGATTCGCTACCTCTAAATGGGCTTTTACAAATTTCATAGCCTTTCCATTTATTCTGGCATTTGCAAAAGAAGTCGAAGGGATAGAATCCTTCACTTCGGCTCCCAAAGCAAGTTTACTTTCAACAGGCCATCTCCTCAAATGAAAACGATAGGTCCCGGATTTCACAAAATTCACTAAAAAGGGTGCTGGCTTCATGGTCTTTCCCTTTCGAATTTGAGTTTGATTCCAAGGCGGATATTGATCTGTGGTATGGGCATCATGACAAGTAATAACATCAACAGCATCCGTTGTTCCCAGATTGATTATTGAATGTTTGGTTTCCTTAATTACCTGACTCCACCAATTTTGATAAAAAGTATTCATTTCCATGACTCTTTTTGGGTATTGCTCAGCTACGTTTGTCTTTTGACCCGGATCTTCAGAAATATTGTAAAGTTCTGTTCCATGAATCAAACGCCAGTCTCCGTTCATAACACAACTTTGTTTTCCTTTGATTGGCCAGGGTACTCTTTGAGTATCAGTAACCAAATATCTATTGCCAATCTCCTCTTTGTTCAAAAGATAAGAACTAACATCTTTACCGTCCATGGTTTTTGTTGCTTTGAAGCTCTGCCCTGTAAGCGAGGTAAGCGTGGGTAACACATCTACGTGCGCTGTTAATTCATTCAACTTTTCACCTCCAATAAGATTTCCTTTGGGCCATCTTATAATAAAAGGAACACGGTGTCCGCCATCATATTCACTGCCCTTAGTTCCTCGCATACCAGCATTATACCCCCTTGAAGCGGTACCATTATCCGTTGTAAAGATCATGATTGTATTTTCTACAATACCAAGGCTTTCCATACGGTTGATCAGCTTTGAAAAATTGTCATCAATATTGGTAATCATCCCATAAAACCGTTTTTGATTTTCAGAAAGTTGCTCCTCATCCTTGTATAAATTATAATACTCCTGAGGTACATTATAAGGACTATGAGGTGCATTCAAACTTAGATAACATAAAAAAGGATTATCTTTTTTATCTTCAATAAATTTTATCGCCTCATCAAACCAAATATCAGTGCAGTAACCTGTTTTCTTTTCTGGAACTCCATTCCTAAAGTAGGTGTCATCAAAATAGTCATTATTCCAATAATCCGGGGTTTGTCCAACCCCGCCACCTCCGTGGTAAAAGGTTTCTTGAAAACCTCTGTCATAAGGTAAAAAAGGATGATTGTCCCCAAGATGCCATTTACCAAACATCCCAGTCGAATATCCATTAGCTTTAAAAACGTCTGCCAAGGTCGTCTCTCCTTCATTAAGTATAGAGGCTCCCATAATGGTATGCCAAACTCCATTTCTGTTACAGTTTCTCCCGGTTAAAAGTCCTGCTCTGGTAGGTGCACAGGTAGTACCCACATGATAATTTGTTAGGTTGACACTCTCAGTCGAAAATTTGTCTATATGCGGCGTTTTAATGATCGAATTGCCTGTATGTCCTAAATCACCATAGCCCTGATCATCAGTTATCACAATAATTACATTAGGTCTGTTATCTAATTTGGACGTTTCTGATGCCTTCTTATCTGCACAAGAAGATTGCATAACCAACAAAAACAACAAAGACATTCTCATGGTATATTTTATTGTTTTTTTATTCTTTTGACTTTCGGGTTCCTTTAATTTTAAAAGTTTCATGTATTTATATTAATTCTTTTTTGAAAAGTGCTACTTCAACTGCACTTGGTACAGACTGTAAACATTCATGTGTTTCATTGTATTTAAATATTACAAGTTTCCTATGGTTCTTTTTTCTGAAGTCATTATCGAATCTAATCTTTTCATTTTCTCTTTGAGCATACCGACTTTCTCAGGAATTTTTTTAGCTAAATTGTATGCTTCTGATATATCGCTTTCGATATCAAAAAGAAAAGTACCTTCATCAAGTAGTAAAAGTTTATACTTCCCCTCCCTAATACCTTCGAGTTTTCCTTTAGAAGAATAATATAAAAAGGGCTTAGTATCTATTTTTTGGTTGACTTCTAAAAGTGCTCCAGAAACATCTTGTCCGTCGATTTTCTTTTTAGGAAGTTTCGCATCACACAAACTGGCAATGGTAGGTAATATATCCATGTTGGTAATAACCTGACGCTGCATTGTTCCTGCGGGAACTTTACTTGACCATCTAACAATACAAGGCACACGCTGACCTCCTTCCCAGGTAGTTCCTTTGGCTCCTCTTAAAGGCCCCGAAGAACCTCCCTCGGTCTTGAATACTTTCCAGGGGCCATTGTCTGAAGTGAATATGACCAGCGTATTCTTGTCAATGCCTTGTGCTATTAATGTTTCCAGAATTTGTCCTACGCTCCAATCAATCTCTTCTATGGTATCACCATAAGGTCCTCTCACACTCGTATTTTGAAACTTAGCGGAAGCATAAATAGGGATATGTGGCATGGGGTGTGCTAAATACAAGAAGAATGGTTTTTTTTCACTTTTTTTAATAAAGTTCACCGCTTTTTCTGTTAGCCTTTTGGTAAGTGTAGTCTGATTCGGATCTAATTCCAAAGTATCAGATTGCGATAATAGAGGTAAGCGCCACTTATAACCATTATTTCCCATATACCCCTGTTCTTTTTGGCTCATATCGTTGCTAAAGGGTATACCGAAAAATATATCAAAACCTTGATTATGAGGCAGGAATTTTTCCTGATGCCCCAAGTGCCATTTGCCAATGCAAGCTGTAGAATAATTCTTTTCTTTTAGAATTTCTGCTATGGTCTGTTCTTCTGGATTGAGCCCTGTTGTAGATTGTGGGAACAATACACCTTTTTCAAGACCTACCCGTTTTGGGTAAGCTCCAGTCATGAGGGCAGCTCTAGAAGGGGTGCATACTGGCGCTGCTACATAGAACTGAGAAAGTTTCATGCCTTCAGCGGCCATTTTATCCAAATGAGGTGTGTAAATTGTAGGGTTGCCATAACTACTTAAGTCGCCATAGCCCATATCATCAGTATAAATAATAATAATATTTGGATTTTGAGCTTTCTTTTGTGCATAGGAATTAAACATTATAAAACCTGCAATGGTGATAAATAAAATTGATGTTTTCATTTTTTGTTTTTCAAATTTAAACCACTTCATAAAATTATATTTAAGTGAAAATAGTTAATTCATAAATCTTTACTAGTAGGACAAATCCAATAAGCTATTTATTATTTTAATTGGTTTTAATTGGTTTTAATTGGAATATGTACATTAAAAGGAAGGTTTATACTGTCTGTGCTATTTTTTAGTTGAACAGCGCAAAAAAGTATGGCCGGTTTACCATTTTTGTTAAACCATATCTGAGGTCTTTCCAAATATTTTAAATCACTTACACTGCCATCTTCCCAGGTAATTTCCGGTATCATAACATTTGGGTTTTCCGCAGACCTCCAATCCTTACCATCTTTCGAAATAAAGAGCGCCAAACCATGTTTTCCCGTATAGAGCCCTCTTTGATCATCCAGTATGGCATAATAATTCCCGTCTTGAAACCACAAAAAGGGATCTTCAGCCTCTTTATCTGTAAGGATGGGGGTCTCTGCAATAATAAATGGCCCGTCAGGGTTTAACGATGTTGCCGTACACTGAATCATTCTATTTTTAAGTTCTGGATTATTTGAACGCGTTTTGAAAATCATAAGGTAGGAACCATCTGGTTTTTGACAAACACTAGGGTTTACCATATACCCTTCAGCTCCTTTTTCCTCTTGGTATTCAATTAGTGGAGATTTACTAACGACCCATGGGCCATTAGGGGTATCTGCTACAGCAACACCTATTCTTTGTCCCCAGCGGTGGTTTTCTTTTTCAGATTCTCTCCCAAAATCATCATTTACATGGGAAATAAAGTACAAATAATATTTGTTACCAAACTTTTTAATGTGAGGATTATGTGCAGATTGCTCATTCCAATGCCCTTTACCAAATCCTTCTAATATTACTTCTTTATGCTTATATGGACCTCCCGGTGAATCGGCAACCGCATAAGCAATCACTGAATGATCCAACCACCCTGCGAATCCTTCAGACTTAGGCCATGTTGAATAATAAAGATGGTATTTTTGATCTTCTCCTTCTACCATTGAAGCTCCCCATATATAATTATTAGGATCTTTAAGTACCGAATGAAAAGGCACAGACTGGATTAGTTCGCTCAAAACAAGCTCCTTAGAAGTATTTTTTATTGCTGGTCGTCTTTCTGTTTTCTTTTTTTCCATACATGACAGTATCGAGACTAAAAAAACTACCAATAATAATAAATTCTGTTTTTTCATTTTGCTGATTTTAAATTAACTCGATTTTCTTAAAAGGAAACCCAATCCCCCCATTTAGTATCTTTAAACTCTTATTTATAATAAGGGCTGTTTTTTAAGGTTCCACATCTACTTCCTTATTTTATACGTTTATAATAATAGCCACTAAAGCCTCAATAGGGTTTCTAAAAAATGTTTGTTTTTTAAACGCTTTATCCATATTTAATTTACTATAATTTCATCTATCCATATACGTGATGGTGCTCCACTTCTACGATGACCATCCGGAATAGTATTAAAACCTTTTGCTTTTATTTTTAATATTTTTGTTTTAACAGCACCAAAAGGTATACGCGTATTTACCTTATTTCTTCCTTGTTCGGTTGCTATTTCTAACTGCTCTTTTTGGACTAGTAACTTAAATGTTTTTCCATCGACTGACCCAAATACTTCAATATCTGTTGGAGGATAAATACCTGAATTAGTAAATCGTAAAGCATCAAATTCTATTTCTTTTACTTCAGTTACTTTATCAAAAAGAACATTTACTTCTACTTTGTTAGAAAAAGAATACCAAGACCTGTCTCCTTTAGAAAGTGATCCATAGCTCAAATCTGTTAATTTTTCAATTTTCTTTCCTTGTCTATCAAAAACCTTAGCATTCTTTGCTTTATGAATTGAGAATTTTTTAGATGAAAGATATCCTACAGCTTTATCATTATTAAATGCTCTGGCTTGTAGCTGAGATGTTTTTGAAATAGTAAATGGTTTACCGTATTTAGGAGATTGAAGCGTAGGTTTTGTGCCATCTAAAGTATAATGAATATTTAATTCGTTAGCTTCGGTTTTCATTTGTATTTCAATTTCTTTTCCATTTCCGACATGGTCTATCCAAGGGCTAAAAGCACTTACTGCATAACGAACTTCTTGTGCATCCAATCTGCTAAATTGAGTATAAAGTCGATTAACAAAATGATTCCAATTTTTCTTTTTATGTGGTGTCCATGCACTTTCGGCAATAGCATAAGTTCTGGGAAAAGTCATATACGTTAGTTTGCCCCAATCACCAATAGACTCTGTCCACATATTAGCTTGAATACCTTTAATCAATTTGCCTTCTTCCTGGGTCAGTGCATCGGGAATTACTTTATAATTATATGACGTAGAAAGCAACAAGCGAGAATATCCTAAATTAGGTTCTAAGTCATCATGCCCTTGTTTTAAATCTATATAACAATAATTACTAGGAGTCATAATAACTTCATGCCCTGCTTTCGTTGAAGTGATGCCTCCTTTTTCTCCTCTCCAACTCATGACCGTAGCATTGGGAGCTAAACCACCTTCCAGTATTTCGTCCCAGCCTATCATAATACGATTGCGCTTATTGATTATAGTTTCTACACGTTTAATAAAATAACTTTGTAACTCAAGCTCATCTTTTAATTTTTCATCTTTCATTCTTTGTTGTGCAAAAGGATCTACTTTCCATTGTTCTTTATTGCATTCATCACCACCTATATGCACATACTTGTATGGGAATAAATCCATGACTTCATTAAGCATTCTTTCTGCAAACTGAAAGGTTTCTTCTTTTCCGGGATTATATGTATTATTCTTGTGGACACCGCCAGTAGCTACATAAGGTGCAGCATTTACACAACCTATTTCTGGATAAGCTGCAATAGTAGCTTGAGCGTGTCCTGGCATATCTATTTCTGGGATAATTTCTACACAACGTTCTTTGGCATAAGCGATAATTTCTTTGACATCTTCTTGGGTATAAAATCCGCCATAAGTTGCTTTTTCTTCTAGTTTTTGCTCTGGCCTGCCCCACCAATTAGACTTAGTTTCGTCGGTAATATTATGGTCTACCCTCCAGGCTCCAATTTCAGTAAGTTTTGGATAGCTCTTTATTTCTAATCGCCACCCCTGGTCGTCTGCCAAATGCCAGTGAAACCTATTTAACTTAAGTTCACTCATAAAATCAATGACTCGCTTTACTTGTTCTTTTGTAAAGAAATGCCGGGATACGTCCAGCATATAACCACGCCAACCAAATGTTGGATAATCTTTAATATCTACCGTTGGTATACCCCATCGAATATTTTGTAATGTATTTTTATAAAAAGCTACAGGAAGTAACTGTTTCAAACTTTGTAAAGCATAGAAAAAACCTTCTTTTGAAGCTGCTTTTATTGTTATATTACTAGTAGTTACTTTTAAATTATAGCCTTCACCTTTTATTGTTTTGTCTGTACTAATCCTAATATCTCCTTGACCTCCTATATTTATTTGTGGCGTCCAACCAGCTACTTTTTCAAACTGATTAAAAAATTGATTTGCTATAGTTTTTTGTTTTTCATTTTCTACAGTTATTATTGAAGAGGCTTTAACTTCAAAGTATCCATCTGCTTCAATTTGACTTATTGGTTGTGGAATAATGTGCGTTTTTCCTATTTGAAGTTCTAACTTTTTCTGCTCACATGAATTTAATAGTAGCAAACTCAATATCAATGTACTTGTAAGTTTAAAAACTCCTTTACTATTAATAGTTATCATATTTATTTTTTATTGTTGTCAAATTTGTTTTTATCTATTAAACTCTATGAGGCCTCCATCGATAGGAAAATCTGTACTTGTAAATACTAATACAATACTAACCCCTATTTCTTCAGCTTCCCTGTTTATTCTACCAATTGGCTGTTTTTTTTGATAGATTATCTAACACTACTCTTGAGTTTCTATTCCTTAGAGAGAATTATATTAATTTAATTTTCCTTAAAATCAGTTCCAGTATAAATCATTAATTAGAAGGGTTCTTTATTGTCCACAATTTATTTATTTATGCCAACAATAACTACCAAATTTTCCACCATCCTTGATACTATTTTGCTACGTAAAAAACATAAAATACCTCAATAGAGAAACCTTTGTTATAAAAAGTTTAGGCTGACAATACCAGTTCTATTATGAAAACAACCGCAAACAGTTGTAAAACAAAGATTGGTGGTTTTTAGTATCTTCATATAACTGGCGTTGCTATAAAACACCAATTATGACATAACTAAATGTATACTCACATAAGTTTTTTTGGAGGTTAATTTTGTCTCGCAAGAATTTGAAAACAAAACCGGTCTAAACTTCTTATAGATAAGCTTACGGGTTTAAAGCTGAGTTTCGAGAAATTCTTTTCTGTCAAACCAAGAGCTTAATATTAGCATAGGAGTTTTCAAGAGCACGTTTAGCTTGATTTTTATTTAACCATTCAACTTTAGTTATCCCCTCTTCTTCTTGGGCATACAAATTACCATTGAAGTTAGTTTTCATTTCAAACCAATAGGTGATTTTTATTTTATGCCGTCCGTTACGTTTAAAAATATGATAGGTAGTTTCTAAAGGTTTTGTTATTTCTAACCCACCGACCCCGGTTTCTTCTGACACTTCACGAATCGCTGTTTTTTCTATAGTTTCATTACCTTCTACCTTTCCTTTAGGTAAGTCCCATTTATCATTTCTGTATATAAATAAAACAGCATTGTTCTCATTATATACTTTGCCTCCACCAGCAATAACATTAGGTAATTTTTTCAAGAATTTTTTCAGAAGCTTATCTTCATTTTTATGAATAAGACGAACTTCTTTTAAAGAAGTCGTATCAAGTTCCTTTATAACTTTCCCAATATTTACAGTATCTAGCAAATAATTTTTAAAGTTGATTTCTTGTTCAACTTTAGTTGTTAATATAATAGGTTTGTCCCCAACAAAAACTTTATACATACGTTACAACTAACAATTACAGTCTGGTAAAAGTATCATTTTTAGTTATAATCTACTCATTGTTGAAAAAAATATTTTTTATTCGTAAAGCAACAATTAGGTAAAACTAAATTTATATGTAATTTTGCCAGCATGATTTTTAACAAAGACACAGCAAAAAAAACTGCCGAAGTTTTATTACAAATTAATGCAATAAAACTTAGCCCAAAAGAACCATTCACTTGGGCATCTGGATGGAAATCCCCAATTTATTGCGACAACCGTATTGCATTATCATTTCCACTAATTCGTAATTACATTAGTGAAACAATGGGTAAGCAAATTGAAAAACAATATGGCAAACCCGATGTTATTGCTGGTGTTGCTACTGGCGCTATTGGTATAGGCATGCTAGTTGCAGATTATCTGGGATTACCTTTTATTTATGTAAGGCCCGATGCAAAAGGACATGGCAGAAAAAACCAAATAGAAGGTTTTATTGAAAGCGGGCAAAATATTGTCGTTGTTGAAGACTTAATTAGTACAGGAAAAAGTAGTTTAAATGCCGTAAAAGCTTTAAAAGAGGCAAATCTAAATGTAAAAGGCATGGTTGCTATTTTCACTTATGGTTTTGAAGTTGCAACGAAAAATTTTGAAAAAGAAAATATTCATCTTCAGACTTTAAGTAACTATGAAAGTTTATTGGAACAAGCTTTAGACACCAAATACATTTCTGAAGCAGAGTTAAAAACATTATCCGAATGGAATAGCAATCCAGCAGAATGGAACGCTAATTGATATGACACATGTATGTTGTTTAGTTGTGGAGCCGTTTAGGTAAAATGACAAAAACATAACTTAACAAATCAACAACAAACGAAAAACAGTAAAAAATGAATTTAGAATCTCCAAAAATCAACGTTAATAAATCATCACAAGAAGTATTTGATTTTTTATCTGATGTTAAAAATTTTGAATCTTTAATGCCCGAAAACATTAGCAAGTTTGAAGTTTTAGAAAATGACAAATTCTTATTTGCTTTAAAAGGTATGCCCGAAATTATTCTTAAAAAGAAAGAAGCAATAGCTCCAAATAAAATAATTTTAGGAGCAGCTGGCGGGAAATTAGATTTTTCACTAATTGGAAATATTGTTGAAGTTGACGAGACTTCTAGTGAAGTACAATTAGAATTTTCAGGAGATTTTAATCCAATGATGGCGATGATGATAAAAGGACCAATCAGTAAATTCATTGAAACGCTTGCTACCAGTATTCCAAATGCTATTTAATATAAAAGGGTAATTGCTTTTAAATCGAACTCTTTTATAATATCATCTTCTAACAAAACTTGAAGATTTCCAGACTCAGAAATCCCTTCTATAAAACCAGAAAATACGGTACCTTCTTTATCTTTAAATGTTGAAGGTTTATTTTTTCTAAATAAGTAAGCTTCATAATCTTCCTTTAAAACATCATATTGTCCTTTTTTTAAAAGAAGGAAATAATATTTTAAATTTTTTAGAATGACGTGAACTATTTCATCCAGATCAAAAATTTTTCCAGATATCATTTTTAACGACGAGGCTTTGGGTAAATTTTCAAATTTAGTTTGATTTACATTTAAACCAATACCAATAACGGAAGCATTAATTTTATTTTGCTTTATGACATTTTCTATTAAAATACCACAAATCTTCTTGTCTTCTGACAAAATGTCGTTTGGCCATTTTACACTTAATCGAGAAATTGAAAAAAATTGGAGTGTCTTCAGTAAAGCTAGAGAGGTAATAATACTAATATAAAAAGGGTGTTCCAAATGAAGTTGAGATACATCTTTAAATACGCTAAACGTAAGGTTTTTCGATGCTTGCGAGCTCCAAACAGTGCCCATTTGTCCTCGCCCTTGTGTTTGTTTTTTCGCAATAACAGTCGTATAATCATCCACTGTTTCTTCTGCACTAAGCTTCCTTAAATAGCTATTTGTGGAATCGATGGCATTAAGTTTGACTATAAGCATATTGAAGTTATTGTGACACTTTGAAATCTTATGATTATTTTAAAGTATAAAGAACTAAAAAAATAATAACTTTGCACAAATTAAAGAAAATTAATGGCGAAAGAAAATATAAGCGCAGACCAACTAATATCTGTAATAATAAATGGCATTGAAGATGTTAAAGGCAAAGAAATAAATATTCTAGATTTAAGAGAGATTGAAAATACGGTTTGTGATTACTTTATAATTTGTGAAGGAACTTCAAACACACAAGTAAACGCCATAGTTAATTCAATACAAAAAAAAGTAAGCAAAGAACTTAAAGACAACCCTTGGCATACCGAAGGGGTCGATAATGCAGAATGGGTATTAATAGATTACGTAAATGTTGTAGTGCATGTGTTTCAAAAACATATAAGAGAGTATTATGATATTGAAAGTCTTTGGGGCGATGCAAAAACAACAGTTATAGAAACTAGTTACTAAAAAAATCAGATGGCAAACGACAAAAAAAATATAAAAGATAAAAAACCAAAATTTAGCCCGTACTGGATTTATGGTATATTAATAGCCGTTTTCTTAGGCTTTCAGTTATTTAGTAATGGAAGCTATCAAGACGGTAACATGACCACACCTTCAGACTTTTTTAGGTTTTTAGAAGATGGTGATGTTGAAAAAGTAGATATTGTAAAAAACACACGTGTAGCCAAAGTTTATTTAACTAAAGATGCCGAAACCAAAGAAGTTCATAAAAACTCTAAGCCAACTACACTTATACCTTCTGCAACAAAATTACCAAACTATAAATTTGAATTTGGTGATCTTCAAAATTTTGAGAATCGCTTAAATGACCTTACAAAAGATTTAACAGTAAAACCTATTGTAACGTTTGACACTGAAACCAACGATTGGGGAAATCTTTTAATGGGTATACTTCCCTTTATTTTACTTATTGGGGTTT from Flavivirga spongiicola encodes:
- the pyrE gene encoding orotate phosphoribosyltransferase — translated: MIFNKDTAKKTAEVLLQINAIKLSPKEPFTWASGWKSPIYCDNRIALSFPLIRNYISETMGKQIEKQYGKPDVIAGVATGAIGIGMLVADYLGLPFIYVRPDAKGHGRKNQIEGFIESGQNIVVVEDLISTGKSSLNAVKALKEANLNVKGMVAIFTYGFEVATKNFEKENIHLQTLSNYESLLEQALDTKYISEAELKTLSEWNSNPAEWNAN
- a CDS encoding NUDIX hydrolase, encoding MYKVFVGDKPIILTTKVEQEINFKNYLLDTVNIGKVIKELDTTSLKEVRLIHKNEDKLLKKFLKKLPNVIAGGGKVYNENNAVLFIYRNDKWDLPKGKVEGNETIEKTAIREVSEETGVGGLEITKPLETTYHIFKRNGRHKIKITYWFEMKTNFNGNLYAQEEEGITKVEWLNKNQAKRALENSYANIKLLV
- a CDS encoding glycoside hydrolase family protein, with the protein product MKKQNLLLLVVFLVSILSCMEKKKTERRPAIKNTSKELVLSELIQSVPFHSVLKDPNNYIWGASMVEGEDQKYHLYYSTWPKSEGFAGWLDHSVIAYAVADSPGGPYKHKEVILEGFGKGHWNEQSAHNPHIKKFGNKYYLYFISHVNDDFGRESEKENHRWGQRIGVAVADTPNGPWVVSKSPLIEYQEEKGAEGYMVNPSVCQKPDGSYLMIFKTRSNNPELKNRMIQCTATSLNPDGPFIIAETPILTDKEAEDPFLWFQDGNYYAILDDQRGLYTGKHGLALFISKDGKDWRSAENPNVMIPEITWEDGSVSDLKYLERPQIWFNKNGKPAILFCAVQLKNSTDSINLPFNVHIPIKTN
- a CDS encoding biotin--[acetyl-CoA-carboxylase] ligase, whose product is MLIVKLNAIDSTNSYLRKLSAEETVDDYTTVIAKKQTQGRGQMGTVWSSQASKNLTFSVFKDVSQLHLEHPFYISIITSLALLKTLQFFSISRLSVKWPNDILSEDKKICGILIENVIKQNKINASVIGIGLNVNQTKFENLPKASSLKMISGKIFDLDEIVHVILKNLKYYFLLLKKGQYDVLKEDYEAYLFRKNKPSTFKDKEGTVFSGFIEGISESGNLQVLLEDDIIKEFDLKAITLLY
- a CDS encoding beta-N-acetylhexosaminidase; protein product: MITINSKGVFKLTSTLILSLLLLNSCEQKKLELQIGKTHIIPQPISQIEADGYFEVKASSIITVENEKQKTIANQFFNQFEKVAGWTPQINIGGQGDIRISTDKTIKGEGYNLKVTTSNITIKAASKEGFFYALQSLKQLLPVAFYKNTLQNIRWGIPTVDIKDYPTFGWRGYMLDVSRHFFTKEQVKRVIDFMSELKLNRFHWHLADDQGWRLEIKSYPKLTEIGAWRVDHNITDETKSNWWGRPEQKLEEKATYGGFYTQEDVKEIIAYAKERCVEIIPEIDMPGHAQATIAAYPEIGCVNAAPYVATGGVHKNNTYNPGKEETFQFAERMLNEVMDLFPYKYVHIGGDECNKEQWKVDPFAQQRMKDEKLKDELELQSYFIKRVETIINKRNRIMIGWDEILEGGLAPNATVMSWRGEKGGITSTKAGHEVIMTPSNYCYIDLKQGHDDLEPNLGYSRLLLSTSYNYKVIPDALTQEEGKLIKGIQANMWTESIGDWGKLTYMTFPRTYAIAESAWTPHKKKNWNHFVNRLYTQFSRLDAQEVRYAVSAFSPWIDHVGNGKEIEIQMKTEANELNIHYTLDGTKPTLQSPKYGKPFTISKTSQLQARAFNNDKAVGYLSSKKFSIHKAKNAKVFDRQGKKIEKLTDLSYGSLSKGDRSWYSFSNKVEVNVLFDKVTEVKEIEFDALRFTNSGIYPPTDIEVFGSVDGKTFKLLVQKEQLEIATEQGRNKVNTRIPFGAVKTKILKIKAKGFNTIPDGHRRSGAPSRIWIDEIIVN
- a CDS encoding SRPBCC family protein; the encoded protein is MNLESPKINVNKSSQEVFDFLSDVKNFESLMPENISKFEVLENDKFLFALKGMPEIILKKKEAIAPNKIILGAAGGKLDFSLIGNIVEVDETSSEVQLEFSGDFNPMMAMMIKGPISKFIETLATSIPNAI
- the rsfS gene encoding ribosome silencing factor; translated protein: MAKENISADQLISVIINGIEDVKGKEINILDLREIENTVCDYFIICEGTSNTQVNAIVNSIQKKVSKELKDNPWHTEGVDNAEWVLIDYVNVVVHVFQKHIREYYDIESLWGDAKTTVIETSY
- a CDS encoding arylsulfatase — protein: MKLLKLKEPESQKNKKTIKYTMRMSLLFLLVMQSSCADKKASETSKLDNRPNVIIVITDDQGYGDLGHTGNSIIKTPHIDKFSTESVNLTNYHVGTTCAPTRAGLLTGRNCNRNGVWHTIMGASILNEGETTLADVFKANGYSTGMFGKWHLGDNHPFLPYDRGFQETFYHGGGGVGQTPDYWNNDYFDDTYFRNGVPEKKTGYCTDIWFDEAIKFIEDKKDNPFLCYLSLNAPHSPYNVPQEYYNLYKDEEQLSENQKRFYGMITNIDDNFSKLINRMESLGIVENTIMIFTTDNGTASRGYNAGMRGTKGSEYDGGHRVPFIIRWPKGNLIGGEKLNELTAHVDVLPTLTSLTGQSFKATKTMDGKDVSSYLLNKEEIGNRYLVTDTQRVPWPIKGKQSCVMNGDWRLIHGTELYNISEDPGQKTNVAEQYPKRVMEMNTFYQNWWSQVIKETKHSIINLGTTDAVDVITCHDAHTTDQYPPWNQTQIRKGKTMKPAPFLVNFVKSGTYRFHLRRWPVESKLALGAEVKDSIPSTSFANARINGKAMKFVKAHLEVANQKKTIKVDNNSESAILEVEVPQGKTKLFAYFDMENGEQSNAFYINVEKVNH
- a CDS encoding sulfatase family protein; this translates as MKTSILFITIAGFIMFNSYAQKKAQNPNIIIIYTDDMGYGDLSSYGNPTIYTPHLDKMAAEGMKLSQFYVAAPVCTPSRAALMTGAYPKRVGLEKGVLFPQSTTGLNPEEQTIAEILKEKNYSTACIGKWHLGHQEKFLPHNQGFDIFFGIPFSNDMSQKEQGYMGNNGYKWRLPLLSQSDTLELDPNQTTLTKRLTEKAVNFIKKSEKKPFFLYLAHPMPHIPIYASAKFQNTSVRGPYGDTIEEIDWSVGQILETLIAQGIDKNTLVIFTSDNGPWKVFKTEGGSSGPLRGAKGTTWEGGQRVPCIVRWSSKVPAGTMQRQVITNMDILPTIASLCDAKLPKKKIDGQDVSGALLEVNQKIDTKPFLYYSSKGKLEGIREGKYKLLLLDEGTFLFDIESDISEAYNLAKKIPEKVGMLKEKMKRLDSIMTSEKRTIGNL